A genomic window from Triticum urartu cultivar G1812 chromosome 7, Tu2.1, whole genome shotgun sequence includes:
- the LOC125525561 gene encoding uncharacterized protein LOC125525561: MATSTEKVELVTGAAAAAAKQEPSWEYHLRKYLMLLATLVATATYAAGLSPPGGVWQEDKPDPMGHTAGVPILYHSPRYLAFFYFNATAFAASLVVNLLLLVLNERRTAWLAVLRFVMVLDLLGLMGAFATGSCEDLPTTVYVSTLVVALAAYVGIHILLAAYAPSARKEESPDDALKHKEQRKVLLLLATFATGISYAAGLSPPGGFRGADADEGGHKAGDPMLKAHQSARLMAFFYCNATAFVASLLIIVLLLGRRLQRCYADLQMYGFILVVLLGLLGAYAAGSSRKADTTAYVVVLVAAVLVYILLVMVVMVLVPDPPESSGSSWLRLKSISARPSHWLQQRGCHQNQTESQISSPARELPAATPGGGWQGSHADAAITGNKNEGIEKAKSLILLLATLAATITYQAGMDPPGGVWSDGDPEAVPPGFKAGDPILQFKHAARYKAFFYCNSTAFVASLVVILMVQNKSLMSGHALEVAMILDLFGLIGAYAAGSCREVSTSIYVVALAGAVLVYVVIHVVFFTLHHEELSDKEKRRIDKRRKRLLLLAILVATITYQAGLTPPGGFWTKDGPKYSAGSPVLEDHDEYRRRYLAFFYCNSTSFMASMALIVMLVNPNLYRPGIRCYALYVCMVVALFGLMGAYAAGCARQLRTSIYVFVLVGAVVAFIVVQLPVFFKFFKTCATVNGEDGSSSGSSAAAGSSSKANTPSSSSRPRRRSSSPRPRPSTEATSSRRKYLMLLAILAASVTYQAGLKPPGGVSERWATAGNPLLRGSDLARFRAFFYCNSTSFVASVVVIVLLLQESLQDALLLYAMNTAIVLVLLGLLGAYAAGSSREWHTSGYVIALAAAVLAYVGIHLVLWMLGGRRGRGRVASTPKQPLPAVPKEIRRCSSSPC; the protein is encoded by the coding sequence ATGGCGACGTCGACCGAGAAGGTGGAGCTCGTcaccggagcggcggcggcggcggccaagcAAGAGCCGTCGTGGGAGTACCACCTGCGGAAGTACCTCATGCTGCTGGCCACGCTGGTGGCCACGGCGACGTACGCGGCGGGGCTCAGCCCGCCCGGGGGAGTCTGGCAGGAGGACAAGCCTGACCCCATGGGCCACACAGCCGGCGTCCCGATCCTGTACCACTCTCCGCGGTACCTCGCCTTCTTCTACTTCAACGCGACCGCCTTCGCGGCGTCGCTCGTcgtcaacctcctcctcctcgtgcTCAACGAGAGACGGACGGCGTGGCTCGCCGTGCTCCGCTTCGTCATGGTGCTGGACCTGCTCGGCCTCATGGGGGCCTTCGCCACGGGGAGCTGCGAGGACCTGCCGACCACCGTGTACGTCTCCACGCTGGTCGTCGCTCTCGCCGCCTACGTCGGCATCCACATCCTCCTCGCCGCCTACGCGCCATCGGCTCGCAAGGAGGAGAGCCCGGATGACGCGCTCAAGCACAAAGAGCAGCGCAAGGTGCTGCTGCTGCTCGCCACGTTCGCGACCGGCATCTCGTACGCCGCCGGCCTGAGCCCGCCCGGCGGCTTCCGTGGCGCCGACGCCGACGAGGGCGGCCACAAAGCTGGCGACCCGATGCTGAAGGCCCACCAATCCGCCCGTTTGATGGCCTTCTTCTACTGCAACGCCACGGCGTTCGTCGCGTCGCTGCTCATCATCGTGCTGCTCCTGGGACGACGGCTGCAGAGGTGCTACGCCGATCTGCAGATGTACGGGTTCATCCTCGTCGTGCTGCTCGGCCTCCTGGGCGCCTACGCCGCCGGGAGCTCGAGGAAGGCCGACACGACGGCCTACGTCGTCGTTCTCGTCGCCGCGGTGCTCGTGTACATCCTCCTCGTGATGGTGGTCATGGTGCTCGTCCCGGATCCTCCCGAGAGCAGCGGCTCCTCCTGGCTAAGACTCAAGAGCATCTCCGCGCGCCCGTCACACTGGCTGCAACAACGCGGGTGCCACCAGAACCAGACCGAAAGTCAAATCTCATCGCCGGCGCGTGAGTTGCCGGCGGCAACACCAGGCGGCGGGTGGCAAGGGAGCCACGCCGATGCGGCGATCACAGGCAACAAGAACGAAGGCATCGAGAAGGCCAAATCTCTGATTCTGCTGCTCGCCACTCTCGCCGCCACCATCACTTACCAAGCGGGCATGGACCCGCCCGGCGGCGTGTGGTCGGACGGCGACCCGGAGGCTGTGCCACCAGGCTTCAAGGCCGGCGACCCGATCCTCCAGTTCAAGCACGCTGCTCGGTACAAGGCCTTCTTCTACTGCAACTCCACCGCGTTCGTGGCGTCCTTGGTCGTCATCCTCATGGTCCAGAACAAGAGCCTGATGAGCGGGCACGCGCTGGAGGTGGCCATGATACTGGACCTGTTTGGCCTCATCGGCGCCTACGCCGCCGGGAGCTGCCGGGAGGTGAGCACCTCCATCTACGTCGTGGCCTTGGCGGGCGCCGTCCTGGTGTACGTGGTCATCCATGTCGTCTTCTTCACCCTCCACCACGAAGAGCTGAGCGACAAGGAGAAGAGGAGGATCGACAAGCGGCGCAAGCGGCTGCTGCTCCTGGCCATCCTGGTGGCCACCATCACCTACCAGGCCGGGCTCACCCCGCCGGGCGGCTTCTGGACCAAAGATGGCCCCAAATACAGTGCGGGTTCCCCAGTCCTCGAAGACCACGACGAGTACCGGAGAAGGTACCTGGCGTTCTTCTACTGCAACTCCACGAGCTTCATGGCGTCCATGGCGCTCATCGTCATGCTCGTGAACCCGAACCTGTACCGGCCGGGCATACGGTGCTACGCGCTCTACGTGTGCATGGTGGTCGCCCTGTTCGGCCTGATGGGCGCCTACGCCGCCGGGTGCGCCCGGCAGCTGCGCACGTCCATCTACGTCTTCGTGCTCGTCGGCGCCGTGGTCGCCTTCATAGTCGTGCAGCTGCCCGTGTTCTTCAAGTTCTTCAAAACTTGCGCCACCGTCAACGGAGAAGACGGCTCCTCCTCCGGGTCAAGCGCCGCCGCCGGCAGCAGCAGCAAGGCAAACACGCCGTCTTCCTCCTCTAGGCCACGACGACGAAGTAGCTCACCCAGGCCCAGGCCCAGCACGGAGGCGACTTCCAGCCGGCGGAAGTACCTGATGCTGCTGGCGATCCTGGCGGCAAGCGTCACCTACCAGGCCGGCCTGAAGCCGCCGGGCGGCGTGTCGGAGCGATGGGCCACCGCGGGGAACCCGTTGCTGCGCGGGAGCGACCTGGCCCGGTTCCGGGCCTTCTTCTACTGCAACTCCACCTCCTTCGTGGCGTCGGTGGTGGTCATCGTGCTGCTGCTGCAGGAGTCCCTGCAGGACGCCCTGCTGCTCTACGCCATGAACACGGCGATCGTGCTGGTCCTGCTCGGCCTCCTGGGCGCCTACGCCGCCGGGAGCAGCCGGGAGTGGCACACGTCCGGGTACGTCATCGCGCTGGCTGCCGCCGTGCTCGCCTACGTCGGCATCCACCTCGTGCTCTGGATGCTGGGCGGCCGGAGAGGCCGAGGGAGGGTGGCCAGTACCCCGAAGCAGCCGCTGCCCGCTGTGCCGAAAGAAATAAGGAGATGTTCGTCCTCCCCGTGTTGA